In Capillimicrobium parvum, a genomic segment contains:
- a CDS encoding (2Fe-2S)-binding protein has protein sequence MSKVPVRLSVNGRVHELDVEPRLLLVHLLRDQLGLTGTHVGCDTSNCGACTVHLDGEAVKSCTVLAVQADGTKVTTIEGLAQGDQLHPLQEAFWEHHGLQCGYCTPGMIMSAADLLARNPHPSEAEIRTGLEGNLCRCTGYHNIVKAVAAAAEHPHAGEIDHPGPTPEGAAVGRAVASEGAGA, from the coding sequence GTGAGCAAGGTTCCGGTCCGCCTGTCCGTCAACGGCAGAGTCCACGAGCTCGACGTGGAGCCTCGGCTCCTGCTCGTGCACCTCCTGCGCGACCAGCTCGGCCTGACCGGGACGCACGTCGGATGCGACACGAGCAACTGCGGCGCGTGCACCGTGCATCTCGACGGCGAGGCGGTCAAGAGCTGCACCGTGCTGGCGGTCCAGGCCGACGGCACGAAGGTCACGACGATCGAGGGCCTGGCCCAGGGCGACCAGCTGCACCCGCTGCAGGAGGCGTTCTGGGAGCACCATGGCCTGCAGTGCGGCTACTGCACGCCGGGGATGATCATGTCGGCCGCCGACCTGCTCGCGCGCAACCCGCACCCGTCGGAGGCCGAGATCCGCACCGGGCTCGAGGGCAACCTGTGCCGCTGCACCGGCTACCACAACATCGTCAAGGCGGTCGCGGCCGCGGCCGAGCACCCGCACGCCGGCGAGATCGACCATCCCGGCCCGACGCCCGAGGGCGCGGCGGTCGGGCGCGCCGTGGCCTCGGAGGGGGCCGGCGCATGA
- a CDS encoding xanthine dehydrogenase family protein molybdopterin-binding subunit has translation MTAVEQAPGGFVGRSMKRKEDPRLITGRATYVDDMTPVGTLWVAFVRSPEAHAKITSVDASGALERDDVVAVFTNEDMSDLQGPLPMAWVPPGVELNVPEHWPLARGEVCHVGDPVAVVIGEDRYGVVDAAEQVVVEYEPLPVVTDPEAALRDETLVHADLSSNKVHEWSLGVGEEALQAGFDQAEVVIERRIRNHRTAGGAIEPRAVLAEERAGHITVWSSTQVPHFLRLFLAILLGLSEERVRVIAPEVGGGFGSKLQIYGEEILCAWAARRLGRPVKWCETRSEAMAVTHHGRDQIADVRVGAKRDGTVTAFHAKILADLGAYMMLLTPTIPSLGAFVMSGCYRFPAVQTDITGVMTNKFATDAIRGAGRPEATHMIEVALDQLAHELGLDPLDVRRRNFIPADAFPYETAIGVVYDSGNYEGTLAKLLEHVDVAEFRSEQERLRGEGTYRGIGFSTYTEICGLAPSRVVGPGGFGLQAGGWESALVRVHLTGTVTVYTGTSPHGQGHETGFAQIVADRLGVDPEQVEIIHGDTATGPNGLDTYGSRTLAVGGEAVARATAKVVEKAKAFVAHKLEAAPEDIEVVGGKFAVRGQPDQGLTLAEVAGLAYIPEDIPENMEPGLEEVAFYDPSNFVFPFGAHAAIVDVDAETGKVEVVRYVAVDDCGPAINPMLIDGQVHGGVVHSIGQALYEQVVYDEAGQLVTGTFVDYALPTAAEVPSFETDRTETPSPVNSLGVKGIGEAGTIGATPAILNAVIDAVRPLGVNYMDMPLTPVRVWNAIQEARGTTRPNASSNDNQTGVVR, from the coding sequence ATGACCGCGGTCGAGCAGGCGCCGGGAGGCTTCGTCGGGCGCTCGATGAAGCGCAAGGAGGACCCGCGGCTGATCACGGGCCGCGCGACGTACGTCGACGACATGACGCCGGTCGGCACGCTCTGGGTGGCGTTCGTGCGCTCGCCCGAGGCGCACGCGAAGATCACGTCGGTCGACGCGTCGGGCGCGCTGGAGCGCGACGACGTCGTCGCGGTCTTCACGAACGAGGACATGAGCGACCTGCAGGGCCCGCTGCCGATGGCGTGGGTGCCGCCCGGCGTCGAGCTCAACGTCCCCGAGCACTGGCCGCTGGCCCGTGGCGAGGTCTGCCACGTCGGCGATCCGGTCGCCGTGGTCATCGGCGAGGACCGCTACGGCGTGGTCGACGCCGCCGAGCAGGTCGTCGTCGAGTACGAGCCGCTGCCCGTCGTCACCGATCCCGAGGCGGCGCTGCGCGACGAGACGCTCGTCCACGCCGACCTGTCGTCGAACAAGGTCCACGAGTGGTCGCTCGGCGTCGGCGAGGAGGCGCTGCAGGCCGGGTTCGACCAGGCCGAGGTCGTCATCGAGCGGCGGATCCGCAACCACCGCACGGCCGGCGGGGCGATCGAACCGCGGGCGGTGCTCGCCGAGGAGCGCGCGGGCCACATCACGGTGTGGTCGTCGACGCAGGTGCCGCACTTCCTGCGCCTGTTCCTCGCGATCCTCCTCGGCCTCAGCGAGGAGCGCGTCCGCGTCATCGCCCCGGAGGTCGGCGGCGGGTTCGGCTCCAAGCTGCAGATCTACGGCGAGGAGATCCTCTGCGCCTGGGCCGCGCGCCGGCTCGGCCGACCGGTCAAGTGGTGCGAGACGCGGTCGGAGGCGATGGCGGTCACCCATCACGGGCGCGACCAGATCGCCGACGTCCGCGTGGGCGCCAAGCGCGACGGCACCGTCACCGCCTTCCACGCGAAGATCCTCGCGGATCTCGGTGCGTACATGATGCTGCTGACGCCGACGATCCCGTCGCTCGGCGCGTTCGTGATGAGCGGCTGCTACCGCTTCCCGGCGGTCCAGACCGACATCACCGGCGTCATGACGAACAAGTTCGCCACCGACGCGATCCGCGGCGCCGGCCGGCCGGAGGCGACGCACATGATCGAGGTCGCGCTCGACCAGCTCGCGCACGAGCTGGGGCTCGACCCGCTCGACGTGCGCCGGCGCAACTTCATCCCCGCCGACGCCTTCCCGTACGAGACGGCGATCGGCGTGGTCTACGACTCCGGCAACTACGAGGGCACGCTGGCCAAGCTGCTCGAGCACGTCGACGTCGCGGAGTTCCGGTCCGAGCAGGAGCGCCTGCGCGGAGAAGGCACGTACCGCGGCATCGGCTTCTCGACGTACACGGAGATCTGCGGCCTGGCGCCGTCGCGCGTCGTCGGCCCGGGCGGCTTCGGCCTGCAGGCCGGCGGCTGGGAGTCGGCGCTCGTGCGCGTGCACCTGACGGGCACGGTGACCGTCTACACCGGCACGTCGCCGCACGGCCAGGGCCACGAGACGGGGTTCGCGCAGATCGTGGCCGACCGCCTCGGCGTCGATCCCGAGCAGGTCGAGATCATCCACGGCGACACCGCCACCGGCCCCAACGGGCTCGACACGTACGGGTCGCGCACGCTGGCGGTCGGCGGCGAGGCGGTCGCCCGGGCGACGGCGAAGGTCGTCGAGAAGGCCAAGGCGTTCGTCGCGCACAAGCTCGAGGCGGCCCCCGAGGACATCGAGGTCGTCGGCGGGAAGTTCGCCGTGCGCGGCCAGCCCGACCAGGGCCTCACGCTGGCCGAGGTCGCGGGCCTCGCCTACATCCCCGAGGACATCCCGGAGAACATGGAGCCGGGGCTCGAGGAGGTCGCCTTCTACGACCCGAGCAACTTCGTCTTCCCGTTCGGCGCGCACGCGGCGATCGTCGACGTGGACGCCGAGACCGGGAAGGTCGAGGTCGTGCGCTACGTCGCGGTCGACGACTGCGGCCCGGCGATCAACCCGATGCTCATCGACGGTCAGGTGCACGGCGGCGTCGTGCACTCGATCGGGCAGGCGCTCTACGAGCAGGTCGTCTACGACGAGGCCGGACAGCTCGTGACCGGCACGTTCGTCGACTACGCGCTGCCGACCGCGGCCGAGGTGCCGTCGTTCGAGACCGACCGCACGGAGACCCCCTCGCCGGTGAACTCGCTCGGCGTCAAGGGCATCGGCGAGGCCGGGACGATCGGCGCGACGCCGGCCATCCTCAACGCGGTCATCGACGCCGTGCGCCCGCTGGGCGTCAACTACATGGACATGCCCCTGACCCCGGTCAGGGTGTGGAACGCGATCCAGGAGGCCCGGGGCACCACCCGCCCAAACGCCTCATCCAACGACAACCAGACAGGGGTGGTCCGATGA
- a CDS encoding FAD binding domain-containing protein, with protein sequence MIPSEFDYVAPASFDDALRLLGEGGEDAKLLAGGHSLIPLMKLRLAVPSLLIDLRHVSDLRGIDRTNGDWRIGALTRHAELQAKPEMGLASVVAGTIADQQVRNRGTIGGSLAHGDSASDLPTVLLAAEGAVVARGPGGEREVAAGDLFLDYLTTALEPNEIVTQVRLPALDGYGHAYEKFTRRAEDWAMVGVCALVKRAGDGTCEDVRVAFTNMGSTPLRATAVEDALRGGALDADAIARASENAAEGTDPPSDLNATPEYKRHLARVLTRRALTRAAG encoded by the coding sequence ATGATCCCCTCGGAGTTCGACTACGTCGCCCCCGCGTCCTTCGACGACGCGCTGCGGCTGCTGGGCGAGGGGGGCGAGGACGCCAAGCTGCTCGCGGGCGGGCACTCGCTCATCCCGCTCATGAAGCTGCGCCTGGCGGTGCCGTCGCTGCTCATCGACCTGCGCCACGTCTCCGACCTGCGCGGGATCGACCGGACCAACGGCGACTGGCGGATCGGCGCGCTCACGCGCCATGCCGAGCTGCAGGCCAAGCCCGAGATGGGCCTGGCCTCGGTGGTCGCGGGCACGATCGCCGACCAGCAGGTGCGTAACCGCGGGACGATCGGCGGCTCGCTGGCCCACGGCGACTCCGCGTCGGACCTGCCGACGGTGCTCCTGGCCGCCGAGGGCGCGGTCGTGGCCCGCGGCCCGGGGGGCGAGCGCGAGGTCGCCGCCGGCGACCTCTTCCTCGACTACCTCACGACGGCGCTCGAGCCGAACGAGATCGTCACGCAGGTCCGCCTGCCCGCGCTCGACGGCTACGGCCACGCCTACGAGAAGTTCACGCGGCGCGCCGAGGACTGGGCGATGGTGGGCGTCTGCGCCCTGGTCAAGCGCGCCGGCGACGGCACCTGCGAGGACGTCCGCGTGGCGTTCACGAACATGGGCTCGACGCCGCTGCGCGCGACGGCGGTCGAGGATGCGCTGCGCGGCGGCGCGCTCGACGCCGACGCGATCGCCCGCGCCTCCGAGAACGCCGCCGAGGGGACCGATCCCCCCAGCGACCTGAACGCCACGCCGGAGTACAAGCGCCA
- a CDS encoding cobalamin-dependent protein (Presence of a B(12) (cobalamin)-binding domain implies dependence on cobalamin itself, in one of its several forms, or in some unusual lineages, dependence on a cobalamin-like analog.) translates to MSDPGPPIRAVVTVLGLDQHEAGALAVAALLRDAGFEVIYAGRFNLPATVAAIASDEDADVVGISCHSWEFLYYAQELAEMLHDLSPPVPVVVGGSVVTASDRDEVLAKGIDAAVLASAERDEIVDAFRRLARQRQGAR, encoded by the coding sequence GTGAGCGACCCGGGGCCGCCGATCCGCGCGGTCGTCACGGTGCTGGGGCTCGACCAGCACGAGGCGGGGGCGCTCGCGGTCGCGGCGCTCCTGCGCGACGCCGGCTTCGAGGTCATCTACGCGGGCCGGTTCAACCTGCCCGCGACGGTGGCGGCGATCGCCTCCGACGAGGACGCCGACGTCGTCGGAATCTCCTGCCATTCGTGGGAGTTCCTCTACTACGCCCAGGAGCTGGCCGAGATGCTGCATGACCTGTCGCCGCCGGTGCCGGTGGTGGTCGGCGGATCGGTCGTCACCGCCTCGGACCGCGACGAGGTGCTGGCCAAGGGCATCGATGCCGCCGTGCTGGCGAGCGCGGAGCGCGACGAGATCGTCGACGCGTTCCGGCGGCTCGCCCGCCAACGCCAGGGGGCGCGCTGA
- a CDS encoding thiamine pyrophosphate-dependent dehydrogenase E1 component subunit alpha, whose protein sequence is MTTATLPDGLDHAGLVELYRQVVTIRAAELRLRRHVEEVGFGGFWHPGIGQEGLQAAAVAAMEPRDRLFYAHRGLGYAYAKGMSLDLLFGDLLGRVTGSTRGKGGGTVHFADPELGVMGQGGTLGSNFVLGAGTAVASQLLGDGRVTVVFFGDGAAARGTFHEAGLQAAVWKLPLVWVCENNGWAISAPIAEQSPTRDIADRAAAYGVPGVVVNGQDPLAVFAAAHEAVARARAGEGPTLVEAKTLRIRGHFEGDRQPYRDDLTNPDEIPDDPVPKLRALLGDDGRADALDEGARAEVEEAFDRALAAERPDPSVVLRDVWADG, encoded by the coding sequence GTGACGACGGCCACGCTCCCCGACGGCCTGGATCACGCCGGGCTCGTCGAGCTCTACCGCCAGGTCGTGACGATCCGCGCCGCCGAGCTGCGGCTGCGCCGGCACGTCGAGGAGGTGGGCTTCGGCGGGTTCTGGCATCCCGGGATCGGCCAGGAGGGTCTGCAGGCGGCCGCCGTCGCGGCGATGGAGCCGCGCGACCGGCTGTTCTACGCGCACCGCGGGCTCGGCTACGCGTACGCGAAGGGCATGTCGCTCGACCTGCTGTTCGGCGACCTGCTCGGGCGGGTGACCGGGTCGACGCGGGGCAAGGGCGGCGGCACCGTGCACTTCGCCGATCCCGAGCTCGGCGTGATGGGGCAGGGCGGAACGCTCGGGTCGAACTTCGTCCTCGGCGCGGGGACGGCGGTGGCGTCGCAGCTGCTGGGCGACGGCCGCGTCACCGTCGTGTTCTTCGGCGACGGCGCGGCGGCGCGGGGGACGTTCCACGAGGCGGGCCTGCAGGCCGCGGTGTGGAAGCTGCCGCTCGTCTGGGTCTGCGAGAACAACGGCTGGGCGATCTCGGCGCCGATCGCCGAGCAGAGCCCGACCCGCGACATCGCCGACCGCGCCGCGGCCTACGGCGTGCCGGGGGTCGTGGTCAACGGGCAGGATCCGCTGGCGGTGTTCGCCGCGGCGCACGAGGCGGTGGCCCGCGCACGGGCCGGGGAGGGGCCGACGCTCGTCGAGGCCAAGACGCTGCGCATACGCGGGCACTTCGAGGGCGACCGCCAGCCGTACCGCGACGATCTCACCAACCCCGACGAGATCCCCGACGACCCGGTGCCGAAGCTGCGCGCGCTGCTCGGCGACGACGGGCGCGCGGACGCGCTCGACGAGGGCGCCCGCGCCGAGGTGGAGGAGGCGTTCGACCGCGCGCTCGCGGCGGAGCGGCCCGACCCGTCCGTGGTGCTGCGCGACGTGTGGGCGGACGGGTGA
- a CDS encoding alpha-ketoacid dehydrogenase subunit beta yields MGGRVMAALSYARAINAALAEEMRRDERVWMMGQDVGRMGGVFGVTRGLMEEFGALRVRDTTINETFIVGGAAGAALAGTIPVVELQFADFLFTAGDEVFHKLAKWRYMHGGAFEMPVTLRLPTGLVGGAGAEHSQSLEAFGMHVPGLKVVLPATPADAKGLLKTAIRDRDPVLFFEHKGLYRVKGEVPDGDDVLVPFGQAAVVRPGADLTVVATGLMVGRALEAAQALAAEGIELEVIDPRTLVPLDMETILASVERTGRALVVHEAVRTAGAGAEIAAQISERAFFALDAPVWRLGALDTPIPQDPELEQLVIPNVDAIAGAARELRAL; encoded by the coding sequence GTGGGCGGACGGGTGATGGCGGCGCTGAGCTACGCCCGGGCGATCAACGCGGCGCTCGCCGAGGAGATGCGCCGCGACGAGCGCGTGTGGATGATGGGGCAGGACGTCGGGCGCATGGGCGGCGTCTTCGGCGTCACGCGCGGGCTGATGGAGGAGTTCGGCGCGCTGCGCGTGCGCGACACGACGATCAACGAGACGTTCATCGTCGGCGGCGCGGCGGGCGCGGCGCTGGCGGGGACGATCCCGGTCGTCGAGCTGCAGTTCGCGGACTTCCTGTTCACGGCCGGCGACGAGGTCTTCCACAAGCTCGCGAAATGGCGCTACATGCACGGCGGGGCGTTCGAGATGCCCGTGACGCTGCGCCTGCCGACCGGGCTGGTCGGCGGGGCGGGAGCCGAGCACTCGCAGTCGCTGGAGGCGTTCGGCATGCACGTGCCGGGGCTCAAGGTCGTGCTGCCGGCCACGCCGGCGGACGCCAAGGGGCTGCTGAAGACGGCGATCCGCGACCGCGATCCCGTGCTGTTCTTCGAGCACAAGGGCCTGTACCGGGTCAAGGGCGAGGTACCCGACGGCGACGACGTGCTCGTGCCGTTCGGGCAGGCGGCGGTGGTGCGCCCGGGAGCGGACCTCACCGTGGTCGCCACCGGGCTGATGGTGGGGCGGGCACTGGAGGCGGCGCAGGCGCTTGCCGCGGAGGGCATCGAGCTCGAGGTGATCGACCCCCGCACGCTCGTGCCGCTCGACATGGAGACGATCCTGGCCTCGGTCGAGCGGACGGGACGGGCGCTCGTCGTGCACGAGGCGGTACGGACCGCGGGGGCGGGCGCGGAGATCGCGGCGCAGATCTCCGAGCGGGCGTTCTTCGCGCTCGACGCGCCGGTGTGGCGGCTCGGCGCACTCGACACGCCGATCCCGCAGGACCCGGAGCTCGAGCAGCTCGTCATCCCGAACGTCGACGCGATCGCCGGCGCCGCGCGCGAGCTGAGGGCGCTGTGA
- a CDS encoding methylmalonyl-CoA mutase family protein codes for MAEAAARPRREQIVRALSGEGPASRSNEQFRYLLDHGATGLDVIGDAPTEAFMDPDHPHARHAVGNQGVSICRAADFRALYDGIPLERVSVSHSLPSGFAAAGLYLAARDHAVDPAVLRGSAILGPLFVEDTGYAANLPLELHLRLACDSIEFCSEHMPRFHPFVEDTYYISDGSVEAVEEMALGFVEIREVVRRLVARGVAVDRFAPRIALLVNCRMGFFEEIAKIRASRRLYARMMRDEFGARDPRSLDIKVAAHTSGATMTSAQLVNNVVRGAIQTLALTMAGVRAMEISAFDEAVRTPSREAHIVSLRTQQIVALETDVADVEDPFAGSHHVEALTDELERAIEARVREIEGLGDIADLSSQGYFRAIFAEAMVDRAREIDDGSRPVVGVNAHRLAPEDDTLLRDIAEKRIEPYYDVIDEVRAWKAARDVPTVAAALDVLEDAARWREANLMPALVAALEADATMGECTGVMREAYGAPYDPLGGAERPR; via the coding sequence ATGGCTGAGGCCGCCGCCCGCCCGCGCCGCGAGCAGATCGTTCGCGCGCTGTCCGGCGAGGGGCCGGCGTCGCGCTCCAACGAGCAGTTCCGCTACCTGCTCGACCACGGGGCGACGGGGCTCGACGTGATCGGCGACGCCCCGACCGAGGCGTTCATGGACCCCGACCACCCGCATGCGCGCCACGCGGTCGGCAATCAGGGCGTCTCGATCTGCCGGGCCGCGGACTTCCGCGCGCTCTACGACGGCATCCCGCTCGAGCGCGTCAGCGTGTCGCACTCGCTGCCGTCGGGGTTCGCCGCCGCGGGCCTGTACCTCGCGGCGCGCGACCACGCGGTCGACCCGGCGGTGCTGCGCGGCTCGGCCATCCTCGGGCCGTTGTTCGTGGAGGACACCGGCTACGCCGCGAACCTGCCGCTCGAGCTGCACCTGCGGCTGGCGTGCGACTCGATCGAGTTCTGCAGCGAGCACATGCCGAGGTTCCACCCGTTCGTCGAGGACACGTACTACATCTCCGACGGTAGCGTGGAGGCGGTCGAGGAGATGGCGCTCGGGTTCGTCGAGATCCGCGAGGTGGTCCGCCGGCTCGTCGCCCGCGGGGTGGCGGTCGACCGGTTCGCGCCGCGGATCGCCCTGCTCGTCAACTGCCGCATGGGGTTCTTCGAGGAGATCGCGAAGATCCGCGCGTCGCGGCGTCTGTACGCACGCATGATGCGCGACGAGTTCGGCGCCCGGGACCCGCGCTCGCTCGACATCAAGGTGGCCGCGCACACCTCGGGAGCGACGATGACGAGCGCCCAGCTCGTCAACAACGTCGTGCGCGGGGCGATCCAGACGCTCGCGCTGACGATGGCCGGGGTGCGGGCGATGGAGATCTCCGCGTTCGACGAGGCGGTCCGCACGCCGTCGCGCGAGGCGCACATCGTCTCGCTGCGCACGCAGCAGATCGTCGCGCTCGAGACCGACGTCGCCGACGTCGAGGACCCGTTCGCCGGCTCGCACCACGTCGAGGCGCTCACCGACGAGCTCGAGCGCGCGATCGAGGCCCGCGTGCGCGAGATCGAGGGGCTCGGCGACATCGCGGACCTCTCGTCGCAGGGCTACTTCCGGGCGATCTTCGCGGAGGCGATGGTCGACCGGGCGCGGGAGATCGACGACGGATCGCGGCCGGTGGTCGGCGTCAACGCGCACCGCCTGGCGCCCGAGGACGACACGCTGCTGCGCGACATCGCCGAGAAGCGCATCGAGCCGTACTACGACGTCATCGACGAGGTCCGCGCGTGGAAGGCCGCGCGCGACGTCCCGACGGTGGCGGCGGCGCTCGACGTGCTCGAGGACGCGGCGCGGTGGCGCGAGGCCAACCTGATGCCGGCGCTGGTCGCCGCGCTGGAGGCCGACGCCACGATGGGGGAGTGCACCGGCGTCATGCGCGAGGCCTACGGCGCGCCGTACGACCCGCTGGGCGGCGCGGAGCGTCCGCGGTGA
- a CDS encoding dihydrolipoamide acetyltransferase family protein, translated as MTVRMPQMGVSVEEGVVTAWHVAVGDAVAEGQAVCEVSTDKVDTEVVAEIAGVVGELLAAEGETVAVGAPLLRFAGETDDDAPGDDADAAPGDDAASGDDAASGDDAAPGDDAAPAADAAPAAASVSAPATPAPAAFDPVAAADEALDRTGPPGRIVASPVARRLAEELGVDLGTVSGTGRRGRIAKRDVLAARDQPGAPQPGAPVAAGDLPRGYDDVAHEIVATSHLRRVTAAHMIRSRQTAAHMTTEVDVDLHRLTAARARLNAERAEAGLPKLSFLPFIARAMCAALREFPDLNATFEVERMIRWRQVNLGIAVDTPQGLLVPVARGCEQLTVEGLGERFAGLAERARARKLTPDDMRAGTFTISNPGSVGAASAMAIINQPQVAILGLPVIARRPWVVDLPDGGEAVVVRPVMRPAITFDHRAIDGAYATRAAVHLKASLESWDLEQYR; from the coding sequence GTGACCGTCCGGATGCCGCAGATGGGCGTGTCCGTCGAGGAGGGCGTCGTCACCGCCTGGCATGTCGCCGTCGGGGACGCGGTCGCGGAGGGCCAGGCCGTCTGCGAGGTGTCCACGGACAAGGTCGACACCGAGGTCGTCGCCGAGATCGCGGGCGTCGTCGGCGAGCTGCTGGCCGCGGAGGGCGAGACCGTGGCCGTCGGCGCGCCGCTGCTGCGGTTCGCCGGTGAGACGGACGACGACGCGCCGGGTGACGACGCCGACGCCGCGCCGGGTGACGACGCCGCGTCGGGTGACGACGCCGCGTCGGGTGACGACGCCGCGCCGGGTGACGACGCCGCGCCGGCCGCCGACGCCGCGCCGGCCGCCGCCTCCGTGTCCGCGCCGGCGACGCCGGCTCCCGCCGCCTTCGACCCGGTCGCCGCCGCCGACGAGGCGCTCGACCGCACCGGCCCGCCGGGCCGCATCGTCGCCTCGCCGGTCGCGCGGCGGCTCGCTGAGGAGCTCGGGGTGGACCTCGGCACCGTCTCCGGGACCGGCCGCCGCGGACGGATCGCCAAGCGCGACGTGCTCGCCGCGCGCGACCAGCCAGGGGCGCCGCAGCCCGGCGCCCCGGTCGCGGCCGGCGACCTTCCGCGCGGCTACGACGACGTCGCGCACGAGATCGTCGCGACGAGCCATCTGCGCCGCGTCACCGCCGCGCACATGATCCGCTCGCGCCAGACCGCCGCGCACATGACGACCGAGGTCGACGTCGACCTGCACCGCCTCACCGCGGCCCGCGCGCGGCTGAACGCCGAGCGCGCCGAGGCGGGCCTGCCCAAGCTCTCGTTCCTGCCGTTCATCGCCCGCGCGATGTGCGCCGCGCTGCGCGAGTTCCCCGACCTCAACGCGACGTTCGAGGTCGAGCGCATGATCCGCTGGCGCCAGGTCAATCTCGGCATCGCGGTCGACACGCCGCAGGGCCTGCTGGTCCCCGTGGCGCGCGGTTGCGAGCAGCTCACGGTCGAGGGGCTCGGCGAGCGCTTCGCCGGCCTCGCCGAGCGCGCCCGCGCGCGCAAGCTCACCCCCGACGACATGCGCGCCGGGACATTCACGATCTCGAACCCCGGCTCGGTCGGCGCCGCCTCCGCGATGGCGATCATCAACCAGCCGCAGGTGGCGATCCTCGGGCTGCCCGTCATCGCGCGGCGGCCGTGGGTCGTCGACCTGCCCGACGGCGGCGAGGCGGTCGTCGTGCGGCCGGTCATGCGCCCGGCGATCACGTTCGACCACCGCGCGATCGACGGCGCGTACGCGACCCGCGCCGCGGTGCACCTGAAGGCGTCGCTCGAGAGCTGGGACCTGGAGCAGTACCGCTGA
- a CDS encoding nitroreductase family protein — MELREAMTTLGTCRRFRPEPVPDEVLARAVDAARFAASGGNRQPVRYVVVRDARARRQLGEWYREPWLAYYERARAGGQGGHRVGGERAARMLEEANRFALAYGEHPAIVVVCARLSDLFATDTGLDRLSIVGGASVYPTVQNLLLALREQGVATAMTTLLCGAYDERVRALLGIPDEFVSACQVVVGYPERPFPRRLTRLPVGELLFSERFGAPLEVHAP; from the coding sequence ATGGAGCTGCGCGAAGCGATGACGACGCTCGGCACGTGCCGGCGGTTCCGGCCCGAGCCGGTGCCCGACGAGGTGCTGGCGCGGGCGGTGGACGCGGCGCGGTTCGCGGCGTCCGGCGGCAATCGCCAGCCGGTGCGGTACGTCGTCGTGCGCGACGCCCGGGCCCGCCGGCAGCTCGGGGAGTGGTACCGCGAACCGTGGCTCGCGTACTACGAGCGTGCCCGCGCGGGGGGTCAGGGCGGGCACCGCGTGGGCGGCGAGCGCGCGGCGCGGATGCTCGAAGAGGCCAACAGGTTCGCGCTTGCCTACGGCGAGCATCCGGCGATCGTGGTGGTGTGCGCGCGGCTCTCCGATCTTTTCGCCACGGACACGGGACTGGACCGGTTGAGCATCGTCGGCGGCGCGTCCGTGTATCCGACGGTGCAGAACCTCCTGCTCGCGCTGCGCGAGCAGGGCGTGGCCACGGCGATGACGACGCTGCTGTGCGGGGCGTACGACGAGCGGGTTCGCGCGCTGCTCGGGATCCCTGACGAGTTCGTCAGCGCCTGCCAGGTCGTCGTCGGCTATCCCGAGCGGCCGTTCCCGCGCCGGCTGACGCGGCTGCCGGTCGGCGAGCTGCTCTTCTCCGAGCGCTTCGGCGCGCCGCTGGAGGTGCACGCGCCGTGA
- a CDS encoding SDR family NAD(P)-dependent oxidoreductase has protein sequence MSPGDGPRVAVVTGAARAGSIGRAIAARLLRDGLQVVISDLGGPLDTHPDYESAGASDLRDARDALGALGDVHALPCDVRRAGDVQALVDGAVERFGRFDVLVNNAGLGVGLTPVVELDEADWRLNLDVMATGVFLCSRAAARQMIEQGDGGRIVTIASQAAKTGLPLLSAYCAAKFAALGFTQSLAHELGPHAITVNAVCPGTVDTPLLAVKGGVYERYSAMAGITEEQYRKRVLRTIPLGRMATPDDIAQAVGFLVSPAAGYITGEAINVTGGQEMH, from the coding sequence ATGAGCCCGGGCGACGGGCCCCGGGTCGCGGTGGTCACCGGCGCGGCGCGAGCGGGCTCGATCGGTCGCGCGATCGCCGCCCGGCTGCTGCGCGACGGGCTGCAGGTCGTGATCTCCGACCTCGGCGGCCCGCTCGACACGCACCCCGACTACGAGTCGGCCGGAGCGAGCGATCTGCGCGACGCGCGCGACGCCCTCGGGGCGCTCGGCGACGTCCACGCGCTGCCCTGCGACGTGCGGCGGGCCGGCGACGTCCAGGCGCTCGTCGACGGCGCCGTCGAGCGCTTCGGCCGCTTCGACGTGCTCGTCAACAACGCGGGCCTCGGCGTCGGGCTCACGCCGGTCGTCGAGCTCGACGAGGCCGACTGGCGGCTGAACCTCGACGTGATGGCGACCGGCGTCTTCCTCTGCTCGCGCGCGGCGGCGCGGCAGATGATCGAGCAGGGCGACGGCGGCCGGATCGTCACGATCGCGTCGCAGGCCGCCAAGACCGGCCTGCCGCTGCTGTCGGCCTACTGCGCCGCGAAGTTCGCCGCCCTCGGCTTCACCCAGTCGCTCGCCCACGAGCTCGGCCCGCATGCCATCACGGTCAACGCGGTGTGCCCGGGCACGGTCGACACGCCGTTGCTGGCGGTGAAGGGCGGGGTGTACGAGCGCTACTCGGCGATGGCCGGGATCACCGAGGAGCAGTACCGCAAGCGGGTGCTGCGCACCATCCCGCTCGGCCGCATGGCGACGCCCGACGACATCGCCCAGGCCGTCGGCTTCCTCGTCTCGCCGGCCGCGGGCTACATCACCGGCGAGGCGATCAACGTCACCGGCGGCCAGGAGATGCACTGA